One Elaeis guineensis isolate ETL-2024a chromosome 10, EG11, whole genome shotgun sequence genomic window carries:
- the LOC105053219 gene encoding uncharacterized protein, whose translation MNTDITASVKPENPEVDRNLPFTKTVANFNTLDYLRLFTITGVSVIVGYLSGIKPNIRGPSMVTGGLIGLIGGFMYAYQNSAGCLMGFFPNDAEVARYKN comes from the exons ATGAACACCGATATAACGGCGTCAGTGAAGCCGGAGAACCCGGAGGTGGACCGCAACCTTCCCTTCACCAagaccgtcgccaacttcaacactCTTGACTACCTTCGCCTCTTCACCATCACCGGTGTCTCCGTCATCGTCGGCTACCTCTCCG GGATCAAGCCCAACATCCGGGGGCCGTCGATGGTGACGGGCGGTTTAATTGGTCTTATAGGTGGCTTCATGTACGCGTACCAGAACTCTGCCGGGTGCCTTATGGGATTCTTCCCCAACGACGCGGAGGTAGCCCGCTACAAGAACTAG